A region from the Lolium perenne isolate Kyuss_39 chromosome 4, Kyuss_2.0, whole genome shotgun sequence genome encodes:
- the LOC139830185 gene encoding uncharacterized protein gives MRLPLLLLLATIFAIAHAETNTDYSPESPPPPEPAWAPVSPPSPPSPAWTDVSPPPSWTPASPPSPSWTPASPPPPPSQEWTPASPPPPPPQVWTPVSSPPPPPPPSTTSSPPPPPPASVAVSPPPPPTAASTPISPPPPPPPTWTPVKDVKDKSVQQVGQFAVHIYVLTWHIDLAFVNVVSCEIQPSGGGHNYHQLIAVSGTGAKSPRYDVVVWGILGTRNWELRSFNSTK, from the coding sequence ATGAGGCTCCCTCTCCTACTCCTACTCGCCACCATCTTCGCCATTGCCCACGCCGAGACTAACACGGATTACTCACCTGAGTCACCTCCACCTCCAGAGCCGGCGTGGGCGCCCGTGTCCCCGCCATCACCTCCATCACCGGCGTGGACGGACGTGTCTCCGCCACCATCTTGGACGCCCGCATCTCCGCCTTCGCCATCATGGACGCCCGCgtctcctccgccgcctccaTCGCAGGAGTGGACGCCGGCGTCTCCTCCGCCACCTCCGCCGCAGGTGTGGACGCCCGTATCATCgccgccacctccgccgccgccttcgACGACCTCGTCCCCACCGCCACCACCTCCGGCATCGGTAGCCGTGTCCCCGCCACCTCCTCCAACCGCAGCATCGACGCCCATTTCtccgccaccacctccaccaccaaccTGGACGCCCGTGAAGGACGTGAAGGATAAGTCGGTCCAGCAGGTCGGGCAGTTCGCCGTGCACATCTACGTCCTCACATGGCATATAGATCTAGCCTTTGTGAACGTCGTCAGCTGCGAGATCCAGCCAAGCGGCGGCGGGCACAACTACCACCAGTTGATCGCCGTGTCTGGCACGGGCGCCAAGTCGCCGCGGTATGACGTGGTCGTGTGGGGCATCCTCGGGACGAGGAACTGGGAGCTCCGATCATTCAACTCCACAAAGTGA